From a single Nostoc sp. MS1 genomic region:
- a CDS encoding chorismate lyase translates to MTVISTTTNNSTLPAGWHSLTPIWQGGEEIIKHSLPHTQLAPTWQLLLLGDGSPTRHLELLTGEPTEVDVIDMSLIGMDSDNAPNLIQSVPGPRLRRQVWLRTASGQRLAYATSWWEASHVDEYLQNRSLPIWASLARLRTELYRDVRGVYYGYSEALQSGFGVDGPFWGRHYLFWHHGKPLTLIYEVFSPYLTKYLGPMQLSSSNGKV, encoded by the coding sequence CAACACTGCCGGCCGGATGGCATAGCCTCACTCCTATTTGGCAAGGTGGGGAGGAAATAATTAAACATAGCTTGCCTCACACTCAGCTTGCGCCGACTTGGCAATTACTACTTTTAGGTGATGGCTCACCCACTAGGCATTTAGAATTACTCACGGGTGAACCGACAGAGGTCGATGTTATCGATATGTCGTTAATTGGCATGGACTCAGATAACGCACCGAATTTAATCCAATCTGTGCCAGGGCCAAGGCTGCGGCGGCAAGTGTGGCTAAGAACTGCTTCTGGTCAGCGATTAGCTTATGCAACTTCTTGGTGGGAAGCTAGCCATGTAGATGAGTATTTGCAAAATCGTTCACTGCCAATTTGGGCAAGTCTAGCACGTCTCCGCACAGAGTTATATCGGGATGTGCGTGGTGTTTATTATGGATACTCAGAGGCTTTACAATCAGGCTTTGGCGTGGATGGGCCTTTTTGGGGTCGTCATTACCTGTTTTGGCATCATGGAAAACCTTTAACCTTGATCTATGAAGTTTTTTCGCCTTATTTAACTAAATACTTGGGGCCGATGCAGCTAAGTTCTAGCAATGGCAAAGTATAG